In Prionailurus viverrinus isolate Anna chromosome C2, UM_Priviv_1.0, whole genome shotgun sequence, one DNA window encodes the following:
- the COMMD2 gene encoding COMM domain-containing protein 2: MLLDLSEEHKEHLAFLPQVDSTVVAEFGRIAVEFLRRGSNPKIYEGAARKLNVSSDTVQHGVEGLTYLLTESSKLMISELDFQDSVFVLGFSEELNKLLLQLYLDNRKEIRTILSELAPDLPTYHSLEWRLDVQLASRSLRQQIKPSVTIKLHLNQNGDHNTKVLQTDPATLLHLVQQLEQALEEMKTNHCRRVVRNIK, translated from the exons ATGCTGCTGGACCTTTCGGAGGAGCATAAAGAGCACCTGGCCTTTCTGCCGCAAGTGGACAGCACGG TGGTCGCCGAGTTTGGGCGGATTGCGGTGGAATTCCTGAGGCGAGGCTCGAACCCCAAGATCTACGAAGGCGCCGCCA gaAAACTAAATGTGAGCAGTGACACTGTCCAGCATGGTGTGGAAGGATTAACATACCTCCTCACTGAAAGCTCAAAGCTTATG ATTTCTGAACTGGATTTCCAAGATTCTGTTTTTGTTCTGGGATTCTCTGAAGAATTGAACAAATTATTGCTTCAGCTTTATCTAGACAACAGAAAAGAGATCAGAACTATTCTGAGTGAATTGGCACCAGACCTTCCCACTTACCACAGCCTTGAATGGAGACTAGATGTACAG CTTGCAAGCAGAAGCCTCAGGCAACAGATAAAACCATCAGTGACTATAAAGCTACACCTTAATCAGAATGGAGATCACAACACCAAAGTTCTGCAGACAGACCCAGCCACTCTGCTCCATTTGGTTCAGCAATTGGAACAAGCATTGGAGGAGATGAAAACAAACCACTGTAGGAGAGTTGTGCGCAATATCAAGTAG